Proteins encoded within one genomic window of Halobacteroides halobius DSM 5150:
- a CDS encoding sulfotransferase family protein, protein MSVGKYDYRGSARQIAFIVGTGRCGTTILSKVLNAHSKICIPHELQIICGIGNGDRLYEKYIKNEFMNYTADDFIRLINKSCPYYFEDFFDYYHHFKELHYPQTDLRKLLKDLFDHICYSYDKEIFIEQTPWYGQCLDVLKELFPKMKVIHMVRDGRDVALSFVKTPWWSNDINENLLQWEKEVNKIHGFGLNNDEIFLEIRYEDLILNPEIELEKITNFLEVSFERNIMNPKELIDYSKLFKNNIKNHTSKEYKKWDKKKDNVFFKESVYSWKSNLGVNFNNIPVKVKESLVKLGYEI, encoded by the coding sequence TTGTCAGTTGGAAAATATGATTATAGAGGTAGTGCAAGACAAATAGCTTTCATTGTTGGTACTGGACGATGTGGAACTACTATATTATCTAAAGTATTAAATGCTCATTCTAAGATTTGTATTCCTCATGAATTACAAATTATCTGTGGAATTGGTAATGGTGATAGACTATATGAAAAGTATATAAAGAATGAGTTTATGAATTATACTGCTGATGATTTTATAAGGCTCATAAATAAGTCATGTCCTTATTATTTTGAAGATTTTTTTGATTACTATCATCATTTTAAAGAACTTCATTATCCTCAAACTGATTTAAGAAAATTATTAAAAGATTTATTTGATCATATTTGCTATAGTTATGATAAAGAGATATTTATAGAACAGACTCCATGGTATGGTCAATGTTTAGATGTTTTAAAAGAATTGTTTCCTAAAATGAAGGTTATACACATGGTTCGAGATGGAAGAGATGTGGCATTATCTTTTGTTAAAACGCCATGGTGGTCTAATGATATAAATGAAAACTTATTACAGTGGGAGAAAGAAGTAAATAAAATTCATGGTTTTGGACTAAATAATGATGAGATATTCTTAGAAATAAGATATGAAGACTTAATTTTAAATCCTGAGATAGAATTAGAAAAAATAACTAATTTTTTGGAGGTTTCTTTTGAAAGAAATATAATGAATCCTAAAGAGCTAATAGATTATTCGAAATTATTTAAAAATAATATAAAAAATCATACTTCAAAAGAGTATAAAAAATGGGATAAAAAGAAAGATAACGTATTCTTTAAAGAAAGCGTATATTCATGGAAAAGCAATCTTGGTGTAAATTTCAATAATATTCCTGTGAAAGTTAAAGAATCTTTAGTTAAACTAGGATATGAAATATAA